The Budorcas taxicolor isolate Tak-1 chromosome 18, Takin1.1, whole genome shotgun sequence genome window below encodes:
- the SYT5 gene encoding synaptotagmin-5 — protein MFPEPPTPGPPAPDTPPDSSRISHGPVPPWALATIVLVSGLLIFSCCFCLYRKRCRRRMGKKSQAQAQVHLQEVKELGRSYIDKVQPEVEELEPTPSGPGQQVAEKNELGRLQYSLDYDFQTGQLLVGIVQAEGLAALDIGGSSDPYVRVYLLPDKRRRHETRVHRQTLNPHFGETFAFKVPYVELGGRVLVMAVYDFDRFSRNDAIGEVRVPMSSVDLGRPVLAWRELQAAPREEEKLGDICFSLRYVPTAGKLTVIVLEAKNLKKMDVGGLSDPYVKVHLLQGGKKVRKKKTTIKKNTLNPYYNEAFSFEVPCDQVQKVQVELTVLDYDKLGKNEAIGRVAVGAAAGGAGLRHWADMLANPRRPIAQWHSLRPPDRVRPPPAP, from the exons ATGTTCCCGGAGCCTCCAACACCCGGGCCTCCAGCGCCCGACACGCCTCCTGACTCGAGTCGCATCAGCCACGGCCCCG tgcCCCCCTGGGCTCTGGCCACCATCGTGCTGGTCTCAGGCCTCCTCATCTTCAGCTGCTGTTTCTGTCTCTACCGGAAGCGTTGTCGGAGGCGGATGGGCAAGAAGAGCCAGGCCCAAGCCCAGGTTCACCTTCAGGAAGTGAAGGAGCTGGGCCGGAGCTACATAGACAAG GTGCAGCCAGAAGTGGAGGAGCTGGAGCCGACGCCTTCGGGACCAGGGCAGCAGGTGGCTGAGAAGAATGAACTAGGACGACTGCAGTACTCACTGGACTATGACTTCCAGACTGGCCAG CTGCTGGTGGGCATCGTGCAAGCTGAGGGACTGGCAGCCTTGGACATAGGCGGCTCCTCTGACCCCTACGTGCGGGTCTACCTGCTGCCAGACAAACGGAGGCGGCACGAGACCAGGGTGCATCGGCAGACGCTGAACCCTCACTTTGGGGAGACTTTTGCCTTCAAG GTCCCCTACGTGGAGCTGGGGGGCCGGGTCCTGGTCATGGCGGTGTACGACTTCGACCGCTTCTCCCGCAACGACGCCATCGGGGAGGTGCGAGTTCCCATGAGCTCCGTGGACTTGGGGCGGCCCGTGCTGGCCTGGCGCGAGCTGCAGGCGGCACCTCGCGAGGAG GAGAAACTAGGAGACATCTGCTTCTCTCTCCGCTATGTCCCCACGGCCGGGAAGCTCACCGTCATCGTCCTGGAGGCCAAAAACCTGAAGAAGATGGACGTGGGGGGGCTGTCAG atCCGTATGTCAAGGTCCACCTGCTGCAGGGCGGCAAAAAGGTGCGGAAGAAGAAAACCACCATCAAGAAGAACACTCTGAACCCCTATTACAACGAGGCCTTCAGCTTTGAGGTGCCCTGTGACCAGGTCCAG aaGGTGCAGGTGGAGCTGACTGTGCTGGACTACGACAAGCTGGGCAAGAACGAGGCCATCGGGAGGGTAGCCGTAGGGGCAGCGGCCGGGGGGGCTGGCCTGCGGCACTGGGCAGACATGCTGGCCAACCCCCGGCGGCCCATTGCCCAGTGGCACTCACTGCGACCCCCTGACCGAGTGAGACCTCCGCCGGCACCCTGA